From Mycolicibacterium cosmeticum, a single genomic window includes:
- a CDS encoding class I SAM-dependent methyltransferase yields MRPTDLLAERATLRRSVRLLGAFRFEQSDPARFYGALAADTAAMVAELWTGSTDSPAAGRTVCDVGGGPGYFSAAFDAAGMTYIGVEPDPREMHAGPAGRPGTGLFVRASGLALPFADDSVDVCLSSNVAEHVPHPWRLGNEMLRVTRPGGLVVLSYTVWLGPFGGHEMGLTHYLGGRRAAERYTRKHGHRPKNDYGSSLFAVSAADGLAWARSTGALIAAFPRYHPRWAWWMTAIPGWREFTVSNLVLVLRAS; encoded by the coding sequence GTGCGTCCTACCGATTTGCTCGCTGAGCGGGCGACACTGCGGCGTTCTGTTCGGTTGTTGGGCGCGTTCCGGTTCGAGCAGAGCGATCCGGCCCGGTTCTACGGCGCGCTGGCCGCCGATACCGCCGCCATGGTGGCGGAGCTGTGGACGGGCAGCACCGATTCGCCGGCGGCCGGGCGCACGGTGTGCGACGTCGGTGGCGGTCCCGGGTATTTCTCGGCCGCGTTCGACGCTGCCGGGATGACGTACATCGGCGTCGAACCGGACCCGCGGGAGATGCACGCGGGTCCCGCGGGCCGGCCGGGGACCGGCCTGTTCGTCCGGGCGTCGGGCCTGGCGCTGCCGTTCGCCGACGACAGCGTCGACGTCTGCCTGTCGTCCAATGTCGCCGAGCACGTGCCCCACCCCTGGCGGCTGGGCAACGAGATGCTGCGGGTGACCCGCCCCGGCGGCTTGGTGGTGTTGTCCTACACGGTGTGGTTGGGCCCGTTCGGGGGGCACGAGATGGGGCTGACGCATTACCTGGGTGGCCGCCGCGCGGCCGAAAGGTACACCCGGAAACACGGGCATCGGCCCAAAAACGACTACGGATCGTCGTTGTTCGCGGTGTCCGCCGCGGACGGGTTGGCGTGGGCCCGTTCGACGGGTGCGCTGATCGCCGCATTTCCCCGCTACCACCCACGATGGGCCTGGTGGATGACCGCCATCCCGGGCTGGCGGGAATTCACCGTGAGCAATCTGGTGCTGGTGTTGCGCGCGTCCTGA
- a CDS encoding glycosyltransferase family 4 protein, producing MSSRPPVRSVLLLCWRDTGHPQGGGSEAYLQRIGTQLAADGVAVTMRTARYPGARRREVLDGITVSRGGGPYSVYIWAGLAMVLARIGLGPLRHARPDVVVDTQNGIPFLARLAYGRRSVVLVHHCHREQWPVAGRRTGRFGWFVESRLSPRLHRRNQYVTVSLPSARELVELGVGKHRIAVVRNGLDAAPQGSLEQPRSATPRVAVLSRLVPHKQIEDALDAVAALRARIPDLHLDIVGGGWWQDRLVRHAARLGIADAVTFHGHIADDAKHQVVQQCWVHLMPSRKEGWGLAVIEAAQHGVPTIGYRSSGGLTDSIVDGVTGLLVDGPGELTDALARLLTDPVLRIELGAKAQVRSTEFSWKQSAEAMRAVLESVHAGTYVSGVV from the coding sequence ATGTCCTCGCGCCCGCCCGTCCGGTCAGTACTGCTGTTGTGCTGGCGCGACACCGGCCATCCGCAGGGCGGGGGCAGCGAGGCCTACCTGCAGCGGATCGGCACCCAACTGGCCGCCGACGGTGTCGCGGTCACCATGCGCACCGCGCGCTACCCCGGCGCCAGGCGCCGCGAGGTGCTGGACGGGATCACCGTCAGCCGCGGCGGCGGCCCCTACTCCGTCTACATCTGGGCCGGTCTTGCCATGGTGTTGGCGCGGATCGGCCTCGGCCCGCTGCGCCACGCCCGGCCCGATGTCGTCGTCGACACCCAGAACGGCATCCCGTTCCTGGCCCGGCTCGCCTACGGCCGGCGCTCGGTGGTGCTGGTTCATCACTGTCACCGCGAGCAGTGGCCGGTGGCCGGGCGCCGCACCGGCAGGTTCGGCTGGTTCGTCGAGTCGCGGCTCTCGCCCCGGCTGCACCGGCGCAACCAGTACGTCACCGTGTCCCTGCCGTCGGCCCGCGAACTCGTCGAGCTGGGCGTCGGGAAGCACCGCATCGCGGTGGTACGCAACGGGCTGGACGCCGCCCCACAGGGCAGCCTGGAACAGCCGCGGTCTGCGACGCCACGGGTGGCGGTGCTGTCGCGGCTGGTGCCGCACAAGCAGATCGAAGACGCTCTCGACGCGGTGGCCGCCCTGCGGGCACGGATACCGGATCTGCACCTGGACATCGTCGGCGGCGGCTGGTGGCAGGACCGCCTGGTGCGCCACGCCGCCCGGCTCGGCATCGCCGACGCCGTGACGTTTCACGGGCACATTGCCGACGACGCCAAACATCAAGTGGTCCAACAATGTTGGGTACACCTGATGCCGTCGCGCAAGGAAGGCTGGGGGCTGGCCGTGATCGAGGCCGCCCAGCACGGCGTCCCGACCATCGGGTACCGGTCCTCCGGCGGGCTGACCGACTCGATCGTCGACGGCGTCACCGGCCTACTGGTGGACGGCCCCGGCGAACTCACCGACGCGCTGGCCCGGCTGCTCACCGATCCGGTGCTGCGGATCGAGCTCGGCGCCAAGGCGCAGGTGCGCAGCACCGAGTTCTCCTGGAAGCAGAGCGCGGAAGCGATGCGCGCGGTGCTGGAGTCGGTGCATGCCGGCACCTACGTCAGTGGCGTGGTGTAA
- a CDS encoding acyltransferase family protein, which produces MGTSEIGGTRSFLPAVEGMRACAAIGVVLTHVAFQTGHTGGVGGRLLGRFDLAVAVFFALSGFLLWRGHAAAARGLRKRPPTGHYLRSRLVRIMPGYLVAVVVVLTLLPDADADFTVWLANLTLTQIYVPLTLTAGLTQMWSLSVEVSFYLALPLLALLARRLPVRARIPAIAAVALASLAWGLLPLHPPAGVNPLNWPPAFFSWFAAGMLLAELTVSPVGLPHRLARSRVVMAAVAGIAFVVAASPLAGPEGLTPGTVGQFVVKVTMGAVVAGALVAPLVLDRPETPHRLLGSRPMVTLGRWSYGLFVWHLAALAMVFPIIGQFPFNGHMPTVLVLTLIFGFAIAAVSYALVESPCRNALRRWEYRRGPAPPPLDSSVTEDPEPAIAR; this is translated from the coding sequence ATGGGCACTTCCGAGATCGGCGGGACGCGTAGTTTCCTGCCCGCGGTCGAGGGGATGCGGGCCTGCGCCGCCATCGGCGTGGTGCTCACCCACGTGGCCTTCCAGACCGGGCACACCGGCGGTGTCGGCGGCCGGCTGCTGGGGCGGTTCGATCTGGCGGTGGCGGTGTTCTTCGCGCTGTCGGGCTTCCTGCTGTGGCGCGGCCACGCGGCCGCCGCGCGTGGCCTGCGCAAACGCCCACCGACCGGGCACTATCTGCGGTCGCGGCTGGTGCGCATCATGCCCGGCTATCTGGTGGCCGTCGTGGTGGTGCTCACCCTGCTGCCGGATGCCGATGCCGATTTCACCGTATGGCTGGCCAACCTGACGCTCACCCAGATCTACGTTCCGCTGACGCTGACCGCCGGGCTCACCCAGATGTGGAGTCTGTCGGTGGAGGTCAGTTTCTACCTGGCGCTGCCGCTGCTGGCGTTGCTGGCCCGCCGGCTGCCGGTGCGGGCACGGATCCCGGCCATCGCCGCGGTGGCCCTCGCCAGTCTGGCGTGGGGGCTGCTGCCGCTGCACCCGCCGGCCGGCGTGAACCCGCTGAACTGGCCGCCGGCCTTCTTCTCCTGGTTCGCTGCCGGCATGCTGCTGGCCGAGTTGACCGTCAGCCCGGTGGGACTGCCGCACCGGCTGGCCCGCAGCCGCGTGGTGATGGCCGCGGTGGCGGGCATCGCGTTCGTCGTCGCCGCGTCGCCGCTGGCCGGTCCGGAAGGCCTGACGCCGGGCACCGTGGGCCAGTTCGTGGTGAAGGTGACGATGGGCGCGGTGGTCGCCGGCGCCCTGGTGGCGCCGCTGGTGCTGGACCGGCCCGAGACACCGCACCGGCTACTGGGCAGCCGGCCCATGGTGACGCTGGGCCGCTGGTCCTACGGGCTGTTCGTCTGGCACCTGGCGGCCCTGGCCATGGTCTTCCCGATCATCGGGCAGTTCCCGTTCAACGGGCACATGCCCACGGTGCTGGTGCTCACGCTGATCTTCGGCTTCGCGATCGCGGCGGTCAGCTACGCCCTGGTCGAATCGCCGTGCCGCAACGCGCTGCGCCGCTGGGAGTACCGCAGGGGGCCGGCGCCGCCCCCGCTGGACAGTTCGGTCACCGAAGACCCCGAGCCCGCCATCGCGCGGTGA
- a CDS encoding DUF3068 domain-containing protein, whose translation MNRAVALRIAACGLMGLGAALLIAALLLSTYTKGKIAKIPLDLEADLMSEGTGTALDPASLAQPEHFVINKNVPVALQQQLSVEAPANADVVTLQVGTSLRRTDKQQDKGLLLAMVDTVTLNRTTAEAVSSDTNPGGAVQKPRTIEEQNPPTNIALPHEGLAYRFPFDTEKKTYPYFDPIAQKAFDANYDGEEDINGLTAYRFTQNVGYDADGKLAEPIKYASLYDNDIDSTVTALAQQWGVPSEDPYAPITMTRYYAAQRTFWVDPVTGTIVKSKEHAFHYYSRDALKPEVTFADYTVTSTEATVENQVSAARDEADNLALWSRILPITFAGLGLVMLVGGVLLGSFGLRAESALIDPGLDGSDRGFFSRRDDESGPMPAAEAQTEKIPTRRPTDLPPDRPV comes from the coding sequence TTGAACCGCGCAGTGGCCCTGCGAATCGCAGCGTGCGGACTGATGGGGCTCGGCGCTGCCCTGCTCATCGCCGCGTTGCTGTTGTCGACGTACACCAAGGGCAAGATCGCCAAGATTCCGCTGGATCTCGAAGCCGACCTGATGAGCGAGGGCACCGGGACCGCGCTGGACCCGGCATCGCTGGCCCAGCCGGAACATTTCGTCATCAACAAGAACGTTCCGGTGGCGTTGCAGCAGCAGCTCAGCGTGGAGGCCCCGGCGAACGCCGATGTGGTCACCCTGCAGGTCGGCACCTCGCTGCGACGCACCGACAAGCAGCAGGACAAGGGTCTGCTGCTGGCCATGGTGGACACCGTGACACTCAACCGGACCACGGCCGAGGCGGTCTCCAGCGACACCAACCCCGGCGGCGCCGTGCAGAAGCCGCGCACCATCGAGGAGCAGAACCCGCCGACCAACATCGCGCTGCCGCACGAGGGGCTGGCCTACCGCTTCCCGTTCGACACCGAGAAGAAGACCTACCCGTACTTCGACCCGATCGCGCAGAAGGCCTTCGACGCCAACTACGACGGCGAAGAGGACATCAACGGGCTGACCGCCTACCGGTTCACCCAGAACGTGGGCTATGACGCCGACGGCAAGCTCGCCGAGCCGATCAAGTATGCGTCGCTGTACGACAACGACATCGACAGCACTGTGACCGCTCTCGCGCAGCAGTGGGGCGTGCCGTCCGAAGATCCCTACGCGCCCATCACCATGACCCGCTACTACGCCGCCCAGCGGACGTTCTGGGTCGACCCGGTGACCGGCACCATCGTCAAGTCCAAAGAGCACGCCTTTCACTACTACTCACGCGACGCCCTCAAACCGGAGGTGACGTTCGCCGACTACACCGTGACCTCCACCGAGGCGACGGTGGAGAACCAGGTCTCCGCCGCGCGCGACGAGGCCGACAACCTGGCGTTGTGGAGCCGGATCCTGCCGATCACGTTCGCCGGCCTGGGCCTGGTGATGTTGGTGGGTGGCGTGCTGCTCGGGTCGTTCGGGCTGCGGGCCGAGTCCGCCCTCATCGATCCCGGCCTGGACGGATCGGATCGCGGGTTCTTCAGCCGCCGTGACGACGAATCCGGTCCGATGCCGGCCGCCGAGGCGCAAACCGAGAAGATCCCCACCCGGCGACCGACCGACCTGCCGCCGGACCGACCGGTCTGA
- a CDS encoding TNT domain-containing protein, with product MGLSLQELLDWPAEIGNLASATQAAAATHTRSAEFYRSLASASTWEGVAGATAQQAMVASAGDHEDAADRLGKAATVMDNAEKDSESLADDVKAILNDAAAAPAVQVNTTTNQVIPPDTSYLTDEAAAAVAAKVADLQTRIAAALARGVTIDGQLAQAISSATGVPAAKAPQPVASLSPAPPARAPAQPKTLDEALGQLAGGSGPLPPAKPRPPMDPAEAERAKALLRQVMANDGVPPDQIEARVDELMAKASQPLPPSVKPSDAKGPEPGFGDGFADTWFGTEQQIRNLLGQGGPGEPGVMESWGDLLKGTAEQFSGPFGPLNPAINEVKNALNSPNAAYYLGQKSAEGAMTAPTVMFGGEGALARAGLDFSERVPSDLVDPPHVADPTLPHAQAGTPLHLPPDVPPQPLPPHSPLFDGYQPVEPGPDFTHPDGSLIYPDDSLPSKPYAIEGTVISHAELPQGTALDRFGYPGGEWLSPEGTPFAERALPPGSATKPYFEYVVADPGKLPPGWRIEQSSVAPWFNQPGGGVQYRIIAPEGIDASVTELLESGYLKVKGS from the coding sequence GTGGGCCTGAGTCTGCAGGAGCTATTGGACTGGCCGGCTGAGATCGGAAACCTCGCGTCGGCGACCCAGGCGGCCGCCGCAACGCATACTCGTTCAGCCGAGTTCTACCGATCGTTGGCCAGTGCTTCGACATGGGAAGGTGTGGCTGGGGCGACCGCCCAGCAGGCAATGGTGGCCAGTGCTGGCGATCACGAGGATGCGGCGGATCGCCTCGGTAAAGCCGCCACGGTGATGGACAACGCGGAGAAAGACTCCGAATCGCTCGCCGACGATGTAAAAGCGATACTCAACGACGCCGCGGCGGCACCGGCCGTGCAGGTGAACACCACCACCAACCAGGTGATTCCACCGGACACGTCGTATCTGACTGACGAGGCTGCCGCAGCAGTTGCGGCGAAGGTTGCAGACCTGCAGACGCGTATTGCGGCGGCACTCGCTCGCGGTGTCACCATCGACGGTCAACTGGCGCAAGCAATTTCATCCGCCACCGGGGTGCCAGCGGCGAAGGCTCCGCAGCCTGTCGCGTCCCTGTCGCCCGCGCCGCCGGCACGGGCACCGGCACAACCGAAAACCCTGGACGAGGCTTTAGGTCAGTTGGCGGGTGGATCCGGTCCGCTCCCTCCGGCGAAGCCCAGGCCGCCAATGGATCCCGCTGAAGCCGAACGTGCCAAGGCGCTACTGCGACAGGTGATGGCCAATGATGGTGTTCCACCCGATCAGATCGAGGCCCGTGTTGATGAGTTGATGGCCAAGGCGAGTCAACCGCTGCCGCCCTCGGTCAAGCCGTCCGATGCCAAAGGGCCTGAGCCTGGCTTCGGCGACGGTTTCGCCGATACCTGGTTCGGCACCGAACAGCAGATAAGGAACCTCCTCGGCCAGGGAGGGCCGGGCGAGCCGGGCGTGATGGAGTCATGGGGTGACCTACTCAAAGGGACCGCGGAGCAGTTCAGCGGTCCATTCGGGCCACTGAACCCCGCCATAAACGAAGTCAAGAATGCGCTGAACTCACCGAACGCCGCGTACTACCTCGGGCAAAAATCTGCTGAGGGTGCGATGACCGCGCCGACCGTGATGTTCGGTGGTGAAGGTGCGCTGGCGCGCGCAGGGCTCGACTTCTCTGAGCGGGTGCCAAGCGACTTGGTCGATCCGCCGCACGTCGCCGATCCGACTCTCCCGCATGCTCAAGCCGGCACTCCGCTCCACCTGCCGCCAGATGTCCCTCCGCAGCCACTGCCCCCGCATTCCCCATTGTTCGACGGATACCAACCAGTCGAGCCGGGCCCCGACTTTACTCACCCCGACGGCAGTCTCATCTACCCTGACGATAGTTTGCCCAGTAAACCTTATGCGATCGAAGGCACGGTGATTTCCCATGCCGAATTGCCTCAGGGAACAGCGCTCGACCGATTCGGTTACCCCGGCGGCGAATGGCTCTCTCCGGAAGGAACTCCGTTTGCGGAAAGGGCCCTCCCGCCGGGCAGCGCGACCAAGCCGTACTTCGAGTATGTGGTTGCAGATCCTGGGAAACTGCCTCCCGGTTGGCGTATCGAGCAATCGAGCGTCGCTCCTTGGTTCAACCAACCTGGCGGAGGCGTGCAGTATCGAATTATTGCTCCGGAGGGCATCGATGCGTCGGTCACGGAACTTCTCGAGTCGGGCTATCTGAAAGTAAAGGGCAGCTGA
- a CDS encoding metal-dependent hydrolase: protein MELLDTDTPDGTAIALHARPVQFDLTDVPAHYVYGYPVATHLYNGLSLLLPAGEEWFITVLKEALPHIQDEKLREDVIGFMGQESMHANAHVGLNEYLTRHGIDPAPMLDRANWVFGHLLGPRQTTGEEAHNYLVERLAVIAALEHIFAFLGDWVLNADRLNDTTVHPVVLDLLRWHGAEEVEHRMVSHDVLHYFDGSYVRRARAQVVVAPVLLYLIWQGIRYLMRVDPNVTMSRRQRKVVWRNLFRSARRGVTPPIRHLVLRALQYFSPWYHPGDVGDTAQAVAYLASSPATRPAAQ from the coding sequence ATGGAGCTGTTGGATACCGACACCCCGGACGGCACCGCCATCGCCTTGCATGCCCGTCCCGTGCAGTTCGACCTGACCGACGTCCCGGCGCATTACGTCTACGGATATCCCGTCGCCACGCACCTCTACAACGGCCTGAGCCTGCTGCTGCCGGCCGGCGAGGAGTGGTTCATCACCGTCCTGAAAGAGGCGCTGCCGCACATCCAGGACGAGAAGCTGCGTGAGGACGTCATCGGCTTCATGGGCCAGGAGTCCATGCACGCCAACGCCCACGTCGGGCTCAACGAGTACCTGACCCGGCACGGTATCGACCCCGCACCGATGCTCGACCGCGCCAACTGGGTGTTCGGCCACCTGCTCGGTCCGCGCCAGACGACGGGGGAGGAAGCGCACAACTACCTGGTCGAGCGGCTGGCGGTGATCGCCGCGCTGGAGCACATCTTCGCCTTCCTCGGCGACTGGGTGCTCAACGCGGATCGGCTCAACGACACCACCGTCCACCCGGTGGTGCTCGACCTGCTGCGCTGGCACGGGGCCGAGGAGGTCGAGCACCGCATGGTCTCGCATGACGTGCTGCACTACTTCGACGGCAGCTACGTCCGCCGGGCGCGCGCCCAGGTGGTCGTCGCCCCGGTCCTGCTGTACCTGATCTGGCAGGGCATCCGCTATCTGATGCGCGTCGACCCGAATGTCACGATGTCACGTCGGCAGCGGAAGGTGGTGTGGCGCAACCTGTTCCGGTCCGCCCGTCGCGGCGTGACGCCGCCCATCCGGCACCTGGTGCTGCGCGCCCTGCAGTACTTCTCGCCCTGGTATCACCCCGGCGACGTCGGCGACACCGCGCAGGCGGTGGCCTATCTGGCGTCCTCGCCGGCCACCCGGCCCGCCGCGCAGTGA
- a CDS encoding PDR/VanB family oxidoreductase — protein MKHVPPVGAPIDDRAINVVATVLDKFWLRPVTRKGYTDHRAVRSPDDPMTLVLTDRVVVASDNDVVALTFADPGGGPLPAWQPGSHLDLHLPSGRRRQYSLCGDPQDRSRYRIAVRKIPTGGGGSLEMHALAEGDTVTVRGPRNGFPFIPHPRVLYLAGGIGITPILPMVRAAQRLGLDWHFVYCGRSADTIPFLDEMWQWDPARVTIRLDDEHGIPTADDLLRHAPRAGAVYVCGPPPMIETVRHGFGRTDSSALYFERFSAPPVVDGSPFEVELAGTGEVVSVAADETLLQALTRVRPDIAYSCRQGFCGTCKIGVLAGAPDHRDNRLTDDERQSSMLTCVSRSLSPRLVLDA, from the coding sequence GTGAAACACGTCCCGCCGGTCGGCGCGCCCATCGACGACCGGGCCATCAATGTGGTGGCCACGGTGCTGGACAAGTTCTGGCTGCGTCCGGTGACCCGCAAGGGTTACACCGATCACCGCGCGGTGCGCAGCCCCGACGACCCGATGACGTTGGTGCTCACCGACCGTGTCGTGGTCGCCAGCGACAACGACGTGGTGGCACTGACTTTCGCCGATCCCGGTGGCGGGCCGTTGCCGGCCTGGCAGCCGGGTTCGCACCTCGATCTGCACCTGCCGTCCGGCCGGCGACGGCAGTACTCACTGTGCGGTGACCCGCAGGACCGGTCCCGTTACCGCATCGCGGTACGCAAGATCCCCACCGGCGGTGGGGGTTCGCTGGAGATGCACGCGCTGGCCGAAGGGGACACCGTCACGGTGCGCGGGCCGCGCAACGGCTTTCCGTTCATCCCGCATCCGCGCGTGCTCTACCTGGCCGGTGGCATCGGCATCACGCCGATCCTGCCGATGGTGCGGGCCGCCCAGCGGTTGGGTCTGGACTGGCATTTCGTGTACTGCGGCCGCAGCGCCGACACCATCCCGTTCCTCGACGAGATGTGGCAGTGGGATCCGGCCCGGGTCACCATCCGCCTCGACGACGAGCACGGCATCCCCACGGCCGACGACCTGCTGCGCCACGCGCCCCGGGCCGGTGCGGTGTACGTGTGCGGGCCCCCGCCGATGATCGAGACCGTGCGCCACGGGTTCGGCCGAACCGATTCCAGCGCACTGTATTTCGAGCGTTTCAGCGCACCTCCGGTTGTCGACGGCAGCCCGTTCGAGGTCGAGTTGGCCGGCACCGGTGAGGTGGTCTCCGTCGCGGCCGACGAGACGCTGCTGCAGGCGCTGACCCGGGTCCGACCCGACATCGCGTACTCGTGCCGACAGGGTTTCTGCGGTACCTGCAAGATCGGGGTGCTAGCCGGCGCGCCCGACCACCGGGACAACCGGCTGACCGACGACGAACGTCAGTCCTCGATGCTCACCTGCGTATCACGTTCGCTCTCACCGCGTCTGGTGCTCGACGCATAG
- a CDS encoding aldehyde dehydrogenase yields the protein MTQSTTSAGTATLARTDWDKLFIGGQWVEPSTSEIIEVFSPATGQKVGQVPLAAEADVNAACAAARKAFDEGPWPRLAPQERQAVLAKVVELVNERAEEFKELLKLETGQPPTIVDMMQFGAGVTGLQYFAGAADKFAWKDIRDGVYGQTLVVKEPVGVVGAVIAWNVPFFLACNKLGPALLAGCTVVLKPAAETPLTTNLFAEVFAEAGLPEGVLSVVPGGPDTGRALTNNPELDKFTFTGSSAVGKEIGKIAAEKLKPCTLELGGKSAAIILEDADLDSTLPMLVFSGLMNCGQACVGQTRILAPRSRYDEVVEKLAAAVGAMQVGMPDDPASMIGPLISEKQRERVEGYIKKGVEEGARIVAGGGRPEGLDSGWFVQPTVFADVDNSMTIAQEEIFGPVLAVIAYDTEEDAIRIANDSPYGLAGSVYTQDFAKAVEIASKIRTGTYAVNMYAFDPGAPFGGYKNSGIGRENGPEGIEAYTQAKSVLLPFGYTPE from the coding sequence ATGACACAGAGCACTACTAGCGCGGGCACCGCAACCTTGGCCCGGACCGACTGGGACAAGCTGTTCATCGGCGGCCAGTGGGTCGAGCCGTCGACCTCCGAGATCATCGAGGTGTTCTCCCCTGCCACCGGCCAGAAGGTCGGCCAGGTTCCGCTGGCCGCCGAAGCCGACGTCAACGCCGCCTGCGCCGCGGCGCGCAAGGCCTTCGACGAGGGCCCGTGGCCGCGGCTGGCTCCCCAGGAGCGGCAGGCGGTGCTGGCCAAGGTGGTGGAACTGGTCAACGAGCGGGCCGAAGAGTTCAAGGAACTGCTCAAGCTGGAGACGGGCCAGCCGCCGACCATCGTCGACATGATGCAGTTCGGGGCCGGCGTGACGGGGCTGCAGTACTTCGCCGGCGCGGCCGACAAGTTCGCCTGGAAGGACATCCGCGACGGCGTCTACGGCCAGACCCTGGTGGTCAAGGAACCGGTCGGGGTGGTCGGCGCCGTCATCGCCTGGAACGTGCCGTTCTTTTTGGCCTGCAACAAGCTGGGCCCCGCCCTGCTGGCCGGGTGCACCGTCGTGCTCAAGCCCGCCGCCGAAACCCCGTTGACCACCAACCTGTTCGCCGAGGTGTTCGCCGAGGCCGGCCTGCCCGAGGGCGTGCTGTCGGTGGTCCCCGGCGGCCCGGATACCGGACGCGCGCTGACCAACAACCCCGAACTGGACAAGTTCACCTTCACCGGGTCCAGCGCCGTCGGCAAGGAGATCGGCAAGATCGCCGCCGAGAAACTCAAGCCGTGCACGCTGGAACTCGGCGGCAAGTCCGCCGCGATCATCCTCGAGGACGCCGACCTGGACTCGACCCTGCCGATGCTGGTGTTCTCCGGGCTGATGAACTGCGGGCAGGCCTGTGTGGGGCAGACCCGCATCCTGGCGCCGCGCTCGCGCTACGACGAGGTGGTGGAAAAGCTTGCCGCCGCGGTCGGCGCCATGCAGGTCGGTATGCCCGACGATCCGGCGTCCATGATCGGCCCCCTGATCAGCGAAAAGCAGCGGGAGCGGGTCGAGGGCTACATCAAGAAGGGCGTCGAGGAGGGCGCCCGGATCGTCGCCGGCGGCGGCCGCCCCGAGGGCCTGGATTCCGGTTGGTTCGTGCAGCCGACGGTGTTCGCCGATGTCGACAACTCGATGACCATCGCGCAGGAGGAGATTTTCGGGCCGGTGCTGGCCGTGATCGCCTACGACACCGAAGAGGACGCGATCCGCATCGCCAACGATTCGCCTTACGGGTTGGCGGGCAGCGTCTACACCCAGGATTTCGCCAAGGCGGTCGAGATCGCGTCGAAGATCCGCACCGGGACGTACGCGGTGAACATGTACGCGTTCGATCCGGGCGCCCCGTTCGGCGGGTACAAGAACTCCGGTATCGGCCGCGAGAACGGCCCGGAAGGGATCGAGGCCTACACCCAGGCCAAGAGCGTGCTGCTGCCGTTCGGGTACACCCCCGAGTAA